Within the Streptomyces sp. R41 genome, the region GAGCGGCCGCTCCCTGCACGCCCGCCGACTACGGACGGGACAAGTCAAGCGGAGGCGTGAACTCCACGGGAAGTGTGCGCAATCCACGCATAATGAGCCCACCACGCCAGCGCAAATCGGCCGAATCTCCCGCGAGTTGGAGATCGGGGAGGCGGGTGAGCAGGGTGGCGAGCGCGGTCTGGCCCTCCAGGCGGGCGAGCGGCGCGCCGAGGCAGTAATGGATGCCGTGGCCGTACCCGAGGTGTTGGTTGTCACGTCGCGAGAGGTCGAGCGTGTCCGGCTGCTGGAACCGCTCGGGGTCACGGTCCGCTGCCGCCAGTACGACGAGGACGGGGTCGCCGGACGCGATGTCCTGCCCGCCGATCCGGACGGGCTCGGTCGCGAACCGCCACGTGGCGAGTTCGACGGGGCCGTCGTAGCGCAGGAGTTCCTCGACGCCGGTTTCGAGGAGTCCCGTCTCCTTGGCGGCGAGGGAGGCCTGCAGTCGCTGTCGCTGCTCGGGGTGGGTGAGGAGGGCGTAGGTGCCGTTACCGATGAGATTGACGGTGGTCTCAAACCCTGCGAACAGCAGGATGAACGCCATCGCGGCGGCCTCGTTCTCGGTGAGGTGCTCGCCGTGGTCGGAGGCGCGGATGAGCCCGGAGATGAGGTCCTCGCCCGGGGCGGGCTCGTCCGGGAGCAGTTCGCGCTTGCGATGGATGAGTTCGGCCAAATAGCCGCGCATCTTTTTCACGGACCGCGCGACCCCGCCCCGCGGCCCTCCCCCGTGCCGGATCATCATCCCCGCCCAGTCCCGGAAGTCGTCCTGGTCCTCACGGGGGACGCCGAGCAGGTCGCAGATGGCGTAGATGGGGAGCGGGAAGGCGAACTCGTGGATGAGATCGGCGGAGCCCTTGTCGGCGAACTGGTCGATCAGGTGGTCCGTGAGCTCCTGCACACGCGGCGCGAACTCGGCCACCCGGCGCGGCGTGAACGCCTTGCTGACCAGCCGCCGCAGCCGGGTGTGGTCCGGCGGGTCGATGTTCAGCAGATGCGTCATCAACTCGGCCTTGCGCTCACCGGGGATACCGGTCTTCCCCTTGGCATGCGCGGGCTCGTCGTGATGGGCGGGATTCTTGGACAGCCGCGCGTCGGCGAGCGCCTGCTTGGCGTCGACGTACCGGGTGACCAGCCAGGCCTCCACCCCACTGGGCAGCCGGGTCCTGTGCACGGGGGCGTGCTCCCTGAGCCAGGCGTACGCCGGGTAGGGGTTGGTGGCGAACTCCCACG harbors:
- a CDS encoding cytochrome P450, producing MTDQPQPSSAAPELFTWEFATNPYPAYAWLREHAPVHRTRLPSGVEAWLVTRYVDAKQALADARLSKNPAHHDEPAHAKGKTGIPGERKAELMTHLLNIDPPDHTRLRRLVSKAFTPRRVAEFAPRVQELTDHLIDQFADKGSADLIHEFAFPLPIYAICDLLGVPREDQDDFRDWAGMMIRHGGGPRGGVARSVKKMRGYLAELIHRKRELLPDEPAPGEDLISGLIRASDHGEHLTENEAAAMAFILLFAGFETTVNLIGNGTYALLTHPEQRQRLQASLAAKETGLLETGVEELLRYDGPVELATWRFATEPVRIGGQDIASGDPVLVVLAAADRDPERFQQPDTLDLSRRDNQHLGYGHGIHYCLGAPLARLEGQTALATLLTRLPDLQLAGDSADLRWRGGLIMRGLRTLPVEFTPPLDLSRP